CCAGGGCCGGGAAGACGCCTTCGACGACCTGGACTCGTTCGCGGAGATGGACCGCTACCTGGACGAGGCCGGCGTCGACGACGACGAGTATCTCGAAGCGTCCGGGCTGGACCCCGACGCGGTCGCGGCGGCCGGCGATCGCGCCGGCGAGGGGAGCGGCGGCGGTCAAAGTCGCAAGGAGACGGTCCTGGCGGCGCTCCGGGACCGGGACGAACCGACGGAGGAGGCGGTCCTCGCCTACGCGACCGACCGCGGCGTGCCGGCCGAGTACGTCCGGGACGCGCTCGCGAAACTCGTCCGCCGGGGCGAGGTGACCGAACGGGACGGGACCTACCGCCTGCTCTGACCGGTTTCTGACAGCGGCGTAAGTTGTCCGAATCACGACTGCGGAATTTAACATGCGAGACGGTGACATACCTGTATGGCAGCGGAGCGACCGGAACGCGCGGACCTGTTCTTCCTCGCGGCGGGGACCGGGATCGTCCTCGGGGCGATCGTGGTCGTGATCGCCGGGAGCGCCGGCCAGCCGTCGGTGGGGGGTCTCGGGCTCAACCGGATCGGCCAGTTCCTCTTCGCGGCCGGCTTCGGATTCGGGGCGCTCTACCACCGCGTGCTCGGGCACGGGCTTCAGGTCGCGGGCTTTTCGCTTCTGGCCGCCGGGTGGGCGTTGCTCTTCGCGGACTGGCTGCTCGTCCCGCTCCTGGGCCGGGGGCTGTTCACGCTGAT
Above is a genomic segment from Halorientalis sp. LT38 containing:
- a CDS encoding DUF5817 domain-containing protein, with the protein product MYAVVGCSDCDALRVVEGRPERSECPRCGASRKFETLKQFVTTEDPDHAREVRAALLAKRQGREDAFDDLDSFAEMDRYLDEAGVDDDEYLEASGLDPDAVAAAGDRAGEGSGGGQSRKETVLAALRDRDEPTEEAVLAYATDRGVPAEYVRDALAKLVRRGEVTERDGTYRLL